The Coraliomargarita parva genome contains a region encoding:
- a CDS encoding amidohydrolase family protein yields MQNASLLIHNLDYLVTMDADRRILQDAWVWIEDGDIKALGEGKLPEAIPEDLSRLDGKGKIGTPGLVNCHHHFYQNMARAYTPGNNLPLLPWLAAMNKLWQPFREDDLALCTELGLVELMLSGATTVADHHYVFPDGAVNMIDAQFEAASRMGVRFHASRGSMNVKSDLISDWALQEEAEILDDTVRLIETHHDAGHGSWRQIIVAPCAATSCSESLLKASAELAKKYKVGLHTHCGETVPENEFSMEKFGRRPLAYLLDCGWDYDRTWLAHGIHFEDTELDQLQSIGIGVAHCPNANMRLGSGICRVPEFIERGIKVGIAVDGSASNDSGHILGELRQALYLARVRYGAEAMSVLDALEVGTWRAAEMMGRNDIGRIATGLCGDLALFPVEDLYANGCENPVDALLICHPRQVSDLVVGGNVRVCDGEVIGLDLEELMARHQDRADVIHAGVAY; encoded by the coding sequence ATGCAAAACGCTTCCCTTCTCATACACAATCTCGACTATCTAGTGACGATGGATGCCGACCGGCGCATCCTGCAGGATGCCTGGGTCTGGATCGAAGATGGTGACATCAAAGCCCTCGGTGAGGGGAAATTGCCGGAGGCTATTCCGGAGGACCTTTCCCGTCTGGACGGCAAGGGCAAGATCGGCACTCCCGGTCTGGTCAATTGTCACCACCACTTCTACCAGAACATGGCCCGGGCTTATACGCCGGGCAATAATCTGCCGCTGCTGCCATGGCTGGCTGCGATGAATAAGCTTTGGCAGCCATTCAGGGAGGACGATCTCGCACTCTGTACGGAGTTGGGCTTGGTCGAACTGATGCTCAGCGGGGCCACTACGGTGGCGGATCACCACTACGTCTTCCCGGATGGCGCGGTCAACATGATCGACGCGCAATTCGAGGCCGCGTCCAGGATGGGCGTGCGATTCCATGCCAGTCGCGGTTCGATGAATGTGAAGTCCGACCTGATCTCGGACTGGGCGCTGCAGGAGGAAGCGGAGATCCTGGACGATACGGTGCGTCTGATCGAAACGCACCACGATGCGGGGCACGGGAGTTGGCGGCAGATTATCGTGGCACCCTGCGCGGCGACCTCCTGCTCGGAAAGCCTGCTCAAGGCCAGCGCCGAGCTGGCCAAGAAATACAAGGTCGGCTTGCACACCCACTGCGGTGAAACGGTTCCGGAAAATGAATTTTCAATGGAGAAGTTCGGTCGCCGTCCCTTGGCCTACCTGCTTGACTGCGGGTGGGACTATGACCGGACCTGGCTGGCGCATGGTATTCATTTCGAGGATACGGAATTGGATCAGTTGCAGTCGATTGGGATCGGCGTGGCGCACTGCCCGAATGCGAACATGCGCCTGGGCTCCGGCATTTGCCGTGTGCCGGAATTCATCGAGCGGGGGATCAAGGTCGGCATTGCGGTGGACGGAAGTGCATCGAACGACTCCGGGCATATCCTTGGAGAGCTTCGTCAGGCGCTCTATCTGGCTCGGGTTCGCTACGGGGCCGAAGCGATGTCGGTGCTGGACGCATTGGAAGTCGGGACATGGCGTGCCGCGGAGATGATGGGGCGCAATGACATCGGACGCATCGCGACCGGCCTATGCGGAGACTTGGCGCTCTTCCCTGTGGAGGACCTCTACGCGAACGGTTGTGAGAATCCGGTGGATGCCTTGTTGATCTGCCATCCGCGTCAGGTCAGCGATCTCGTTGTCGGCGGCAATGTCCGCGTCTGCGACGGCGAGGTCATCGGGCTGGACCTGGAAGAACTCATGGCACGTCACCAGGACCGGGCCGACGTGATTCATGCCGGTGTTGCCTATTAA
- a CDS encoding cupin domain-containing protein has product MTTHSDFVREGACILRNLYSDEELSTIRSILDSHPPGSPILWSKELAACSRNILNFATHPRLVRQLEVLLGPNILLWGACHLERIPGQVHPWHTDIESSRPEGGFVTVWIGLEGTNQASALKLVPGSHRYGKCLQERIQAHASTRDGVSDADVEAWAKLSDPDASGLKQPDIGNGDAIFFDGRLWHGSANTNADVTRRAFLFQYCAADVPVRIPDYRQLSWPFEFLDQPWPPCIRVKGEADSGTNRIAELPPQLGPDLSLVPTSVHPIHLDSVPETGERMVQQHCFSGKSPNLQRIGAHASSLAPGECPHAPHSHVDEEVLLVLRGSAELRYEDRQTGEIYSDPASAGDFVYYPAFHRHTIFNAGTDALVYLMFKWVAPSSGKSRKALALQRFHTSHIDVPEPSKRGFANAECLTGSTHHLKRFHAHMSEVQPGGGYAAHVDTHDVAIIVLEGAVTILGQKVPAGAFAWCAAGEPHDLANPDTEAARYLVLEFHGLKSAGETAVYRKPKRRKKKSVFKKRSAGRVLENLKRLFTPRSES; this is encoded by the coding sequence ATGACTACTCACTCTGACTTTGTCCGTGAGGGAGCCTGCATTCTGAGGAATCTCTACTCCGATGAAGAACTCTCTACCATCCGTTCCATTCTTGATTCGCATCCCCCGGGCAGCCCCATCCTTTGGAGCAAGGAACTGGCCGCATGCTCCCGCAATATCCTGAACTTCGCCACGCATCCACGTCTTGTTCGGCAGCTGGAGGTTTTGTTGGGGCCCAACATCCTGCTCTGGGGGGCTTGTCATTTGGAGCGGATCCCCGGACAGGTGCATCCCTGGCATACGGATATCGAGTCCTCGCGTCCGGAGGGTGGTTTCGTAACGGTCTGGATTGGGTTGGAGGGGACGAATCAAGCATCCGCGCTTAAGCTTGTGCCGGGGTCGCACCGCTACGGGAAGTGCTTGCAAGAGAGGATCCAGGCGCACGCATCCACACGTGACGGGGTGAGTGACGCCGATGTTGAAGCATGGGCCAAGTTGTCAGACCCGGATGCATCCGGTCTGAAGCAACCTGACATCGGGAACGGCGATGCGATCTTCTTTGACGGCCGCCTCTGGCATGGTTCCGCAAATACCAACGCGGATGTGACCCGCCGGGCTTTTCTTTTCCAGTATTGTGCCGCGGATGTTCCGGTACGGATACCGGATTACCGGCAGTTGTCATGGCCCTTTGAATTTTTGGATCAACCGTGGCCTCCCTGTATCCGTGTAAAAGGGGAGGCGGATTCCGGCACCAACCGGATCGCGGAACTGCCCCCGCAACTCGGGCCGGACTTGTCTTTGGTTCCGACATCGGTGCATCCGATCCACCTTGATTCCGTGCCGGAGACCGGCGAGCGGATGGTGCAGCAGCATTGCTTCAGTGGCAAAAGCCCGAACTTGCAACGCATCGGTGCGCACGCTTCGAGTCTGGCGCCCGGGGAATGTCCGCATGCGCCTCACTCGCATGTCGATGAGGAGGTCCTGCTGGTCTTGCGGGGATCCGCCGAACTTCGCTATGAAGACCGGCAGACCGGCGAGATTTACTCGGACCCCGCAAGTGCGGGAGACTTTGTCTATTATCCCGCCTTTCACCGGCATACCATTTTCAATGCCGGGACCGATGCACTGGTCTACCTGATGTTCAAGTGGGTGGCACCTTCCTCCGGTAAGTCGCGCAAGGCGCTGGCCCTGCAGCGCTTCCATACGTCGCATATCGATGTTCCCGAGCCATCCAAGCGCGGCTTTGCCAATGCCGAATGCCTGACCGGCTCCACCCATCATCTGAAGCGTTTCCATGCGCACATGAGTGAAGTTCAACCGGGCGGAGGCTATGCGGCGCATGTGGACACACATGATGTCGCCATTATTGTCTTGGAGGGCGCTGTGACCATTCTGGGGCAAAAGGTGCCAGCGGGCGCCTTTGCCTGGTGTGCTGCCGGCGAACCCCACGATCTGGCCAATCCGGATACGGAAGCGGCGCGCTATCTCGTTCTCGAATTTCACGGTCTGAAGTCCGCAGGGGAGACTGCCGTCTACAGGAAGCCCAAGCGCCGGAAAAAGAAGTCCGTCTTCAAAAAACGCTCCGCGGGCCGCGTCCTTGAGAATCTGAAGCGGCTCTTTACCCCGCGGTCCGAGTCCTAA
- a CDS encoding multidrug effflux MFS transporter, with amino-acid sequence MSKQTTPFILTLAMACTMMIGPFSIDTYLPAFPSIAGDLGVELQSISLSISFYIFSIAFSQLIGGALSDRFGRRQVLVCGLIIYSIASTLIASAQNLPMLLLCRVFQAFGAGWVIVSVPALVRDRVSGKEAARLFAMLGFIIILAPGVAPSVGSAFLAMGSWRSIFIFMAGYALLLIPVCYYVIFKDIPTAVRKPLSTGILKRYRDVLSVRAARPYILWQGLAFSILMLFIANASFIYQEHFAQSETAFSLLFAVNIAAMLGFNLLNQVLLSYFDSHQILQFATFTQIVGVVVLLIATCFHWQLYSVVPAMMLTVGSMGAISPNIQACFLEYFPESSGTGAALLGAAQFGISGILSGLSTLLPQTMGSIVACMTVCSVVTTYFLLQSRRSVEAAPTPA; translated from the coding sequence ATGTCAAAACAAACCACACCATTCATCCTCACTCTGGCGATGGCCTGCACCATGATGATCGGTCCTTTCTCGATCGATACCTATCTGCCGGCCTTTCCATCCATCGCGGGGGATCTCGGCGTGGAACTCCAGTCGATCTCGCTAAGTATCTCCTTTTACATCTTCTCCATCGCCTTCAGCCAGCTGATTGGAGGCGCCCTCTCCGACCGTTTCGGCCGCAGGCAAGTCCTGGTCTGCGGTCTCATCATCTATTCGATTGCGAGTACATTGATCGCCTCCGCCCAAAACCTGCCGATGCTCTTGCTCTGCCGGGTATTCCAAGCCTTCGGCGCCGGTTGGGTGATCGTATCGGTACCGGCTCTGGTTCGGGATCGCGTTTCCGGAAAGGAAGCCGCACGACTCTTCGCCATGCTGGGCTTTATCATTATCCTCGCCCCGGGTGTCGCCCCCAGCGTGGGGAGCGCATTCCTGGCGATGGGGAGCTGGCGCAGTATCTTTATTTTCATGGCGGGGTATGCACTCCTGCTCATCCCGGTCTGCTACTATGTCATTTTTAAGGACATCCCAACCGCGGTCCGGAAGCCCCTGAGCACCGGTATCCTCAAGCGCTACCGTGACGTCCTCTCGGTCCGGGCCGCACGCCCCTACATCCTCTGGCAAGGTCTCGCATTCTCCATTCTGATGCTCTTTATCGCGAATGCATCTTTCATCTACCAGGAGCATTTCGCGCAGTCGGAAACCGCTTTCTCGCTCTTGTTTGCGGTCAATATTGCCGCAATGCTGGGCTTCAACCTGCTCAACCAGGTACTGCTTTCCTATTTCGATTCCCATCAGATCCTGCAGTTTGCCACCTTCACACAAATCGTCGGCGTGGTCGTGCTCCTGATCGCCACATGCTTCCACTGGCAGCTCTACAGCGTGGTACCCGCCATGATGCTCACCGTCGGTTCGATGGGCGCGATCAGTCCGAATATCCAAGCCTGCTTCCTCGAGTACTTCCCGGAAAGCAGCGGAACCGGGGCGGCCCTTCTCGGAGCCGCACAATTCGGCATTTCCGGAATCCTCAGCGGCCTGTCGACCCTGCTGCCCCAAACGATGGGCAGTATCGTGGCTTGCATGACTGTCTGCAGCGTGGTCACGACCTATTTTCTCCTCCAGTCGCGCAGATCAGTCGAGGCTGCTCCGACACCGGCCTAG
- a CDS encoding ROK family protein yields MKLTIGTDIGGTNTCSGVVDAEGNVLKKAAFKTADYDTAEAYADALAGSVQELMASFEGKSVEWAGLGIGAPNGNQRSGTIEHAPNLKFDGIVPLAQMVRDRLDLPKVELTNDANAAAVGEKLYGAAKDYDDFIMVTLGTGLGSGVYVNGKLVCGDSGFAGELGHMSVIPDGRYCGFGRRGSLENYCSATGIRRTYFEMLAQRGGPTALDHLKVGEINSKHVADAANVGDPICTATMHFTGRLLGEALASAALLTAPAAFFLFGGPVQAGGILLDTTHEFFEKHLIPTYRGKIKLIVSALPPGDAALLGAAALVAE; encoded by the coding sequence ATGAAACTTACGATCGGCACCGATATCGGCGGCACCAATACCTGTTCGGGGGTGGTGGACGCCGAAGGGAATGTCCTGAAGAAGGCTGCTTTCAAGACGGCAGACTACGACACGGCGGAAGCCTATGCAGATGCTTTGGCTGGTTCGGTTCAGGAGCTTATGGCTAGTTTTGAGGGGAAGTCTGTCGAATGGGCCGGCTTGGGTATCGGTGCACCAAACGGCAATCAGCGTTCGGGCACGATCGAACATGCGCCCAACCTCAAGTTTGATGGCATTGTGCCTCTCGCCCAGATGGTGCGGGACCGTTTGGATCTACCGAAAGTGGAGCTGACGAATGACGCGAATGCGGCTGCCGTCGGCGAGAAGCTTTACGGCGCAGCCAAGGACTATGATGATTTCATCATGGTGACTCTGGGGACCGGTCTGGGCAGCGGGGTTTATGTGAATGGCAAGTTGGTCTGCGGTGATAGCGGATTTGCCGGTGAGTTGGGCCACATGAGCGTGATCCCCGACGGACGTTATTGCGGTTTCGGCCGCCGTGGCAGTCTGGAGAATTATTGTTCGGCCACCGGCATTCGACGTACCTATTTCGAGATGCTGGCCCAGCGGGGCGGTCCGACCGCGTTGGATCACCTGAAGGTGGGAGAGATCAATTCGAAGCATGTGGCCGATGCCGCCAATGTCGGTGACCCGATTTGTACCGCGACGATGCATTTCACCGGGCGTCTGCTGGGCGAAGCACTGGCTTCGGCTGCCTTGCTGACGGCTCCGGCTGCTTTCTTCCTCTTTGGTGGTCCGGTTCAGGCCGGCGGTATCTTGCTGGATACCACCCATGAATTTTTTGAGAAGCACCTCATTCCGACCTATCGGGGGAAGATCAAGTTGATCGTCTCGGCTTTGCCCCCGGGGGATGCCGCGCTCCTGGGTGCGGCGGCACTCGTCGCCGAATAG
- a CDS encoding FUSC family protein → MPALLTSISHLARETLRELFTLSDRKRPPGLLIMATIAMGLPVLIGSACGAFATSSMGCMGGMVILYLRPRTSFAVRLRSLLLASSGFILSFTLGLVSNYDPLVSTLTLAATAFMAALICRSNAVLPPASFFFVLVACVARAIPFDPALILTRAAVLSAGCFGALCLGLVFSILRPATAAELSDAPVTDKPQFLDALVESATIAAFVAGGYHFARLIHLDNPYWVPISTIAILQGTSLRAVWHRKVHRILGTAIGMGLAWLIFRSAPGPWTLSVTIMILGFLIESLVTRNYALAVIFITPLTVIYADAHSAYNQTEHLILMRFVDSMLGSVIGYLGGLTLYLIRPAFVRKA, encoded by the coding sequence ATGCCTGCCCTCCTAACCAGCATCTCTCATCTGGCACGCGAAACCCTCCGCGAACTCTTCACCCTGAGCGACCGGAAACGTCCCCCCGGCCTCTTGATCATGGCGACAATAGCCATGGGCCTACCGGTCCTGATTGGCAGTGCATGCGGCGCCTTCGCCACCAGCAGCATGGGTTGCATGGGGGGGATGGTCATTCTTTATTTACGGCCCAGAACCTCTTTCGCTGTTCGTCTGCGCAGCCTTCTGCTGGCGTCATCCGGATTCATCCTGAGCTTCACCCTCGGGCTGGTCTCCAACTATGACCCGCTGGTCTCCACCCTGACACTCGCGGCAACCGCCTTTATGGCCGCCCTGATCTGCCGCAGCAACGCGGTGCTCCCCCCGGCCAGCTTTTTCTTCGTGCTGGTGGCATGCGTCGCGCGGGCCATTCCTTTCGATCCGGCACTCATACTCACGCGAGCCGCCGTGTTATCCGCGGGTTGCTTCGGCGCACTGTGCCTCGGTCTGGTCTTCTCCATACTCCGTCCCGCCACCGCGGCCGAATTAAGCGATGCGCCTGTCACCGACAAACCGCAATTCCTGGATGCACTGGTGGAGTCCGCCACAATCGCTGCTTTTGTCGCCGGAGGCTATCATTTTGCCAGACTGATCCACTTGGACAATCCTTACTGGGTCCCGATCTCCACGATTGCGATCCTGCAAGGCACCAGCCTTCGTGCCGTGTGGCACCGCAAAGTGCACCGCATCCTCGGCACCGCAATCGGCATGGGCCTCGCCTGGCTGATCTTCCGATCTGCTCCCGGCCCCTGGACCCTATCCGTCACGATCATGATTCTTGGCTTCCTGATAGAATCCCTGGTGACACGCAACTATGCCCTCGCCGTGATCTTCATTACGCCCTTGACCGTCATCTATGCGGACGCGCATTCGGCCTACAATCAAACCGAACACCTAATCCTCATGCGCTTTGTCGACAGCATGCTGGGCAGCGTCATCGGCTACCTCGGAGGCTTGACCCTCTATTTGATTCGACCGGCCTTCGTCCGGAAGGCTTAA
- a CDS encoding peptidylprolyl isomerase, which produces MRFLSVSLLSLFTVLFIAACGSPQGGRSAGEGLVSIPDPQAGILRAVMTTSQGDIVLQLYAEKTPVTVASFLNLALRGYYDGLTFHRVVPKFVVQGGDPTGTGRGGPGYQFENEIVRTLSHDRAGILSMANSGPDTNGSQFFITLAATEFLDGRHTVFGRVVSGKDVLERIRKGDTIESIRLLDSPAGLFESQRTRIQQWNAVLNTLGF; this is translated from the coding sequence ATGCGTTTTCTTTCTGTCAGTCTGTTGTCGCTCTTCACTGTGCTGTTCATTGCCGCTTGCGGCAGTCCTCAAGGCGGACGTTCCGCAGGAGAAGGCCTGGTCTCGATCCCGGACCCGCAAGCGGGTATTCTGCGAGCCGTGATGACGACTTCCCAGGGCGACATCGTCCTGCAGCTCTATGCGGAGAAAACGCCGGTTACCGTGGCCAGTTTCTTGAACCTCGCCTTGCGCGGCTATTATGACGGCCTGACCTTCCACCGGGTCGTGCCCAAGTTTGTGGTGCAGGGCGGAGATCCCACCGGAACGGGGCGAGGCGGCCCGGGCTACCAGTTTGAAAATGAAATCGTCCGGACACTGAGCCATGACCGGGCCGGCATCCTTTCGATGGCGAATTCAGGACCGGATACCAATGGCAGCCAGTTCTTTATAACGCTCGCCGCGACCGAATTTCTCGATGGCAGGCATACCGTCTTCGGGAGAGTGGTATCGGGCAAGGACGTGCTGGAACGTATTCGGAAGGGAGATACGATCGAGTCGATCCGCCTGCTGGATTCGCCGGCCGGGCTCTTCGAGTCGCAGAGAACGAGAATCCAGCAATGGAATGCGGTTCTAAACACGCTCGGTTTCTAG
- a CDS encoding MarR family winged helix-turn-helix transcriptional regulator: protein MKETPMHRKAAPEALYKLTTAIPPVRRAWIQAAEHAMGVREASTSLTLVVLLVSRLGPDVHQKILAREMGINAAAMVHLLDQGETAGLLSRSESSEDRRCKFINLLPDGEEMARQAEARLQALRKELLGDLTAGEVATVTRVLRLLEERSLAYLESGKEA from the coding sequence ATGAAAGAAACACCGATGCATAGAAAAGCGGCACCCGAGGCCCTGTACAAGCTGACGACAGCGATCCCGCCGGTCCGCCGCGCCTGGATACAGGCGGCCGAGCATGCGATGGGTGTTCGGGAAGCATCGACCTCGTTGACTCTGGTCGTTCTTTTGGTCTCCCGGCTCGGCCCGGATGTGCACCAAAAAATTCTGGCTCGTGAGATGGGGATCAATGCCGCGGCAATGGTACATTTGCTGGACCAAGGCGAAACGGCCGGGCTCTTGAGCCGCAGCGAATCGTCGGAAGACCGGCGTTGCAAGTTCATCAACCTGCTTCCGGACGGGGAGGAGATGGCGCGTCAGGCAGAGGCGCGCTTACAGGCTTTACGCAAGGAACTGCTGGGAGATTTGACCGCCGGCGAAGTGGCGACGGTGACTCGAGTGCTTCGTCTTTTGGAGGAGCGCAGTCTGGCCTACCTCGAGTCAGGTAAAGAGGCCTAA
- a CDS encoding FUSC family protein — protein MKLHPSHWLFALKLYLAIMLAYVISARMGLAQTYWTVVTCCVVMNPMSGAMRSKAVYRFCGTLCAGVVSLTLASFLSQAPVLMLACVGLVASAAFGASLLDRTPRSYGIQLMGITLMIIAVPAVDAPDTLFDQMVTRSCEIGLAILCCTVVDSILMPRSLGPTVRTRMGGWLKDMERWIDEAFSGRQADAAATQDRIRVLGDISSLSVLASQLRYDPLVTRKERRTAFCLQARLLHLVPLLYGIASRVADAGPRLQAALRKPLGDAARSAHAGRPADRSLPDRIMELEPEPGDAPEWRRLVQENLAEMSESTLNTWAEIRRFERAYTHKEALPSELAKEVKLARTFTLRPDVYLATRVFLGCLLTFTLLALFWAATGWSSGSLMLFQAVVILAFCGGSDVADLAILATGRIVVIALAAAGIMSYGLLPLAKDLTSFAFVMALFIFPAGAWTAKNPIGILITAIAFSSINFQRSYAPYSFDVFLDACVANLVGVFVAFTCVKLVRSMGAKHAVERLLWTGRRDIARLTRHSTPRERDSYLNRSLNRIGLLAERMSGTADPEQGQRIMRGMRAGACVADLRYYGNRTEGELRKSLERLLAAFRTELNQSAFTDRLRARIDETLSTAWGLGIRSARDPFLRSLVSLRLVLFEFSEAWRPVP, from the coding sequence ATGAAATTGCATCCTTCGCATTGGCTGTTTGCGCTCAAATTGTATCTGGCCATCATGCTGGCCTATGTCATTTCGGCGCGTATGGGTTTGGCTCAAACCTATTGGACGGTCGTGACCTGTTGCGTTGTGATGAACCCCATGAGTGGCGCGATGCGCTCGAAGGCGGTATACCGCTTCTGCGGAACGCTCTGCGCCGGCGTGGTCTCATTAACGCTTGCGTCCTTTCTCTCGCAGGCGCCGGTGCTGATGCTGGCGTGTGTCGGTTTGGTCGCTTCGGCCGCCTTCGGCGCCTCGTTGCTGGACCGCACACCGAGAAGCTATGGCATTCAACTGATGGGGATCACGCTGATGATTATTGCGGTCCCGGCGGTGGATGCTCCGGATACGCTATTTGACCAGATGGTGACCCGTTCGTGTGAGATTGGACTGGCAATTCTCTGCTGTACGGTGGTGGACAGCATACTCATGCCGCGTTCGCTCGGGCCGACGGTTCGAACCCGTATGGGCGGATGGCTGAAAGACATGGAACGGTGGATCGACGAAGCCTTTTCCGGGAGGCAGGCGGATGCCGCAGCCACGCAGGACCGGATCCGGGTGCTCGGGGACATCAGTTCCTTGTCTGTATTGGCCAGCCAACTACGCTATGACCCGCTTGTGACACGGAAGGAACGGCGTACCGCGTTCTGTCTGCAGGCAAGACTGCTGCACCTTGTTCCCCTGCTGTACGGCATTGCCTCTCGGGTCGCGGATGCCGGACCCCGCTTGCAGGCGGCCTTGCGCAAGCCGCTCGGTGATGCCGCCCGGAGTGCCCATGCCGGCCGACCGGCCGACCGCAGCCTGCCGGACCGGATCATGGAGCTCGAACCGGAGCCGGGCGACGCGCCGGAGTGGCGGCGACTGGTACAGGAAAACCTGGCCGAAATGTCGGAGTCGACCCTGAATACATGGGCCGAAATACGCCGGTTTGAACGGGCCTACACCCACAAGGAAGCCTTGCCTTCGGAGCTTGCGAAAGAGGTCAAGCTTGCGAGGACATTCACCTTGCGCCCCGATGTGTACCTGGCCACGCGTGTTTTTCTTGGCTGCCTGCTGACCTTTACGCTACTCGCTTTGTTCTGGGCGGCCACCGGATGGTCTTCCGGCAGTCTGATGCTGTTTCAGGCGGTGGTTATCCTCGCATTCTGCGGAGGCAGTGACGTGGCGGACCTGGCGATTCTTGCCACCGGACGAATCGTCGTCATTGCCTTGGCTGCTGCGGGAATCATGAGTTACGGGCTCCTTCCCCTGGCCAAGGACCTGACCAGCTTTGCATTTGTCATGGCTCTCTTCATCTTCCCTGCGGGGGCATGGACGGCAAAGAACCCGATCGGGATACTGATCACCGCGATCGCGTTTAGCAGTATCAATTTCCAGCGAAGCTACGCTCCCTATTCATTCGATGTCTTCCTCGATGCCTGCGTGGCCAATCTTGTCGGTGTCTTCGTGGCATTTACGTGCGTGAAACTGGTTCGTTCAATGGGGGCGAAGCATGCCGTGGAACGTTTGCTCTGGACCGGGCGCCGCGATATCGCCAGGTTGACCCGACACTCGACCCCACGAGAACGCGATTCCTACCTGAACCGGTCCCTCAACCGCATCGGCTTGCTGGCCGAGCGTATGTCGGGTACGGCCGATCCCGAGCAAGGGCAGCGTATCATGCGGGGCATGCGTGCGGGTGCCTGCGTGGCTGATTTGCGGTATTACGGCAACCGGACGGAAGGGGAATTAAGAAAGTCGCTGGAGCGCCTGCTCGCGGCTTTTCGCACGGAGCTGAACCAGTCGGCTTTTACAGATCGCTTGAGGGCCCGGATTGACGAGACCCTTTCGACTGCCTGGGGGCTGGGCATCCGCTCGGCCCGTGATCCTTTCCTGCGCAGCCTGGTGAGCTTGCGCCTTGTCTTGTTTGAATTTTCCGAAGCCTGGAGGCCCGTACCATGA
- a CDS encoding DUF1656 domain-containing protein — protein sequence MMTEIDISGVFFSPLLLCMLVALATRVLLSRVLERVGFYQLVWHRPLFDISLFFLFTGASFEMLKIFTAVH from the coding sequence ATGATGACTGAAATCGATATTTCGGGAGTGTTTTTCTCCCCCTTGTTGCTTTGCATGCTGGTCGCCCTGGCGACCCGGGTGCTTTTGTCCCGCGTTCTTGAGCGGGTCGGGTTCTACCAGTTGGTCTGGCACCGTCCTCTCTTCGATATCTCGCTGTTTTTCCTCTTCACTGGCGCGTCCTTTGAGATGCTGAAAATCTTCACTGCGGTCCATTAG
- a CDS encoding efflux RND transporter periplasmic adaptor subunit has translation MNKARIILIFKFLLTGVLACFAALVVWRLYDYYTYAPQTRDGKIRADVVPLAADVSGRVEAVYVRDNQVVHQGDLLFSIDKERLENALAQAEATLDRAESERDAAAREYKRYKDLDSGSVSQLEQDRRMAEAEQAQARYELAAADCALARLNLERSDVYSPVNGIVTNLTLRPGVYATAGQAVLPLVDTDSFYVVGYFEETKLRQIEIGMPAHIRVMGEKRMIRGHVNGLAAGITDREYQTSAGTLLPDVNPTFSWVRLAQRVPIRISLDEVPEGLALVAGRTVSVVLDDSQAVQ, from the coding sequence ATGAACAAAGCACGTATTATTCTGATCTTTAAATTCCTGCTGACCGGGGTGCTCGCTTGTTTCGCTGCGCTCGTCGTATGGCGCTTGTATGATTATTACACCTATGCGCCGCAGACGCGCGACGGTAAGATTCGGGCGGATGTGGTGCCCTTGGCGGCGGATGTTTCCGGACGGGTGGAGGCTGTCTATGTCCGGGACAATCAAGTCGTCCACCAGGGAGATCTTCTTTTCTCGATCGACAAAGAGCGCCTGGAAAATGCCCTGGCACAAGCGGAAGCCACGCTCGACCGCGCGGAGTCGGAGCGCGATGCGGCCGCACGCGAGTACAAGCGTTACAAGGACCTGGATTCGGGGTCGGTTTCCCAGTTGGAGCAGGACCGCCGCATGGCTGAGGCGGAACAGGCGCAGGCCCGGTATGAACTCGCCGCAGCGGATTGTGCACTGGCCCGGCTCAATCTTGAGCGTTCGGATGTCTACTCACCGGTCAACGGGATCGTGACGAACCTGACGCTGCGTCCGGGTGTTTATGCGACGGCAGGCCAGGCTGTCCTGCCGCTGGTGGATACCGACAGCTTTTATGTGGTCGGCTATTTTGAAGAGACCAAGCTACGGCAGATCGAAATCGGTATGCCGGCGCATATCCGGGTGATGGGGGAGAAGCGCATGATCCGCGGGCATGTCAACGGTCTGGCGGCCGGAATCACGGACCGCGAGTACCAGACCTCCGCGGGTACGCTGTTGCCGGACGTCAATCCGACCTTCAGCTGGGTGCGCCTTGCACAACGGGTCCCGATCCGGATCAGCCTCGACGAGGTGCCCGAGGGGCTCGCATTGGTCGCCGGGCGAACGGTCAGCGTGGTGCTCGATGATTCGCAGGCCGTGCAGTAG